The genomic stretch TCTGTATTGATTTCCTCCGGTATCTCTACTCCGAAATCATTTCCTGTTTTTTCCAGTGGTGTATCCAGATGGAGTAATTTGGCCATCCATGAAATGGTCGTTCCTTGAACCACTAAAGACAATATGGTAATGAAAAATACGATATTGAAAATCTGGGTAGATCCCGGCACATCAGCCACTACCGGATAAGTGGCGAATATGATAGGTACTGCTCCGCGTAATCCCACCCAGGAAATAAACAGCCGTGAGCTGATGTTCATCTTTTTAAAGGGAAGAAGACAGAGCAGGACACTGAGCGGGCGGGCGAGTACAATCATGAAAATGCCGATCAAGGTTGCCGGTATGGCGATGGACAACATTTCATGGGGATTCACCAGCAATCCCAGGCTCAGGAACATGATAATTTGGAAGAGCCAGGTCATGCCGTTCATAAAAGTAGCGATCTCCTTACGGTTTACAATGCGTGCGTTACCCACCATCATTCCTGCTATATAGACAGCCAGATAGCCGTTTCCTTTACACAGGTCGGTCATGGTGAATGTGAAGAAAATAAAGCTCAGCAGCAAGATAGGATAGAGCGACTGGTTCTTCAAGTCAATCTTGTTGATGATTACTACCGCCAGTTTTCCCAGCAGGAATCCTGAGGCGCCACCCACAGCAAACTGAATCAGGAATGAAATCAGAATATCGTCTGCCCCCATGCCTGCCGATGTGATGAATTGTATCAGGACGATAGTAAGCATATACGCCATAGGGTCATTACTTCCGCTTTCCAGTTCCAGCATCGGGCGGAGGTTATGTTTCAGGTTCATGCTTTGCGAGCGCAGGATATTGAACACGGAAGCAGAGTCCGTAGAGGACATGGTAGCCGCCAGCAACATGGCCGTCATCAGGGACATGGTAATGCTGACATTCGAGAATCCGGAAATCCAATAAATAAAGAATCCGGTGAAAATAGTAGTAAGCAACACGCCGAAGGTGGAAAGCAGTATGCCTTGTGGCAATACAGGCTTGATATCCGAATATTTGGTATCCATACCCCCTGAGAACAGAATGATGCTAAGGGCCATCATGCCGATGAACTGTGCCTCGCCCGCATCATGGAATTGGAGTCCCAGGCCGTCGCTTCCGAACAGCATGCCGACCAATAAAAAAACAAGTAACGTAGGGATTCCGAACCGGTAGCCGGTCTTGCTCACTACAATACTTACGAACAATAGGATAGAACCTATCAAGAGAATGTTTTCTGCATTAAATATCATACTTCTGTGATCTTGTTTAATTTTTTAATATGATGTGCCAGCATCAGGCAGGCTGTGATAAATGCTAAAAGATCGGATACAGGCATACTGAGCCAAATGCCGTTCAGTCCCCACCAATGAGGCAGCAACAGCAGGCAGGGCAATAAATACAACAGTTGGCGGGACAAGGAGAGGAAGATAGAAATTTTCGCTTTCCCGATAGATTGGAAGAAACTGGAAATCACAATTTGTATTCCCACGAAAGGAAACATCAGGACTCCGATTTGCAACCCAGTGCGTGCCAATGCTGTAAGTTCTTTATCGTCTGTAAACATATTAACAACCAAATTAGGGAAAAGTTCGCTGAAAACAAATCCCAGCGAAGTGATGCACCCCCCTGCAATCATGCAATATTTCAACGTCTGCTTCACCCGGCCGAATTTGTGTGCCCCATGATTATAGCCCACAATCGGTTGCATCCCCATAGTCAGTCCCATGATAACCATTACAAACAACATCAGCAGACGGTTTAATATGCCGTATGCTCCGATAGCCAGATCGCCCCCGTAGAGCAGCAGGCTCTTGTTGAATATAATGACAATGGCCGAAGCGCAGACATTCATCAGGAACGGCGACATGCCGATACTGAAAATATTCTCTACGATCCGTTTTCTTAATTTGAATATCCCTTTCTTGAAACGGATATAACTTTTTTCCTGCATGAAATGGCTCAGCACCCATATCATGCCGGCAAACTGTGAAAGGATGGTTGCCGTGGCTGCTCCGCGGATTCCCCAGCCGAGCCAGAATATAAAGACAGGAGCCAAAATGATGTTGCACCCCACTGTCAGCATGGAGGACAGCATCGCTTTTCGGGGATAACCGGTGGCACGCATGATATTGTTCAGCCCGATCATTACATAGGTGACAGGACTTCCTATTAATATAATCTGCATAAAGTCGCGGGCGTATGGCAACGTGTCATGGCTTGCCCCGAAGAAGAACAGAATCTGGTCTAGAAACAGCAAGGTGATGCCTCCGTAGAAAATAGAATTTATCACACAGAGCACCGTTACGTTTCCCAGCACCTTCTCGGCGCCGTCCGTATCCTTCTGTCCCAGACGGATGGACGATATGGTAGCCCCACCCACTCCGACCAATGTGCAGAATGCCACCAGCAGGTTCATCAGCGGAAAGGAGATAGCCAGTCCCGAGATAGCCATGGCCCCCACACCGTGCCCGATAAATACGCTATCAATAATATTATACAGTGACGTCAGTGTCATTCCGATGATAGCAGGGATAGAGTACTCTAAAAGCAGCTTTCCTACCTTTTCTGTACCCAGTATGTGCGGGTTGTTTTCTTTCATTCGCGTTTTTATTATTTTTAAGCTTTGCAAAGTTAGGAATATGGAGGATTATTCAGACCTTTGCGGCGTTAAATCAAACTAAAAGTAATATGAATTCAACAAAAAGCATTGCAGCTTTATTCGATTTTGACGGGGTGGTGGTAGATACGGAACCTCAGTATAGTATATTCTGGAATGAACAAGGACGGAAATACCATCCTGAGATACCCGAGTTCGGCCGGATGATAAAAGGGCAGACATTGACACAAATTTATAACAAATATTTCGCTGGAATGGAAGACGTTCAGCGTGAAATTACAGAAGATTTGAACAAATTTGAAGAAAATATGTTATTTAATTATATCCCGGGCGTAGAGGGCTTTATGAAGGAGCTGAGAGCCAACGGGGTAAAGATAGCGATAGTCACAAGCTCAAATGAAATGAAGATGAACAACGCATATAAAGCACATCCGGAACTGAAACAAAGTGTGGACCGTATCCTCACAGCCGAAATGTTCACTCGTTCCAAACCAGACCCCGAATGTTTCTTATTAGGAGCCACTGTCTTTGATACCGTGCCCGAGAACTGTGTGGTTTTCGAGGATTCATTTCACGGGCTTGAGGCAGGAAATCGGGCAGGAATGACCGTGATAGGATTGGCTACTACCAACCCTGAAGAGCAGATACGCGATAAGGCAAAGGCTGTTATTCAGGACTTTAATGGATTTAGTTTCGAAAAAATGAAGGATATAATGAGGTAATGTCAACTAAAACATCTACCTTTGCAGCCGTTTTTTATAAATTAAAGTAAATATGGCAGGATATATTTCAGGCGATACACGCAAAGTAACGACACACCGTTTGGTGGAAATGAAGCAGAGAGGCGAGAAGATTTCTATGCTTACTTCGTATGATTACACGACAGCGCAGATTGTAGACGGCGCAGGCATCGACGTCATACTGGTAGGAGACTCCGCTTCGAATGTCATGGCGGGGAATGTGACCACACTTCCCATCACCCTTGACCAGATGATTTATCACGGGAAATCCGTGGTTCGTGGAGTGAAACGCGCGCTCGTTGTGGTCGATTTGCCTTTCGGTACTTACCAGACTTCCGAGTACGAAGCGGTGACCAATGCGATCAAAGTGATGAAGATCACACATGCCGATGCATTGAAGCTGGAAGGTGGCGTAGAAATCATTGATGCGGTAAAGAAAATCATCGCTGCGGGTATTCCCATCATGGGACATTTGGGACTGATGCCGCAGTCTATCAATAAATACGGAACTTATACTGTACGTGCCAAGGACGAGGAAGAGGCCGAAAAGCTGCTGAGTGACGCGCATCTGCTGGAAGAGGCGGGATGTTTTGCGTTGGTGCTCGAAAAAATCCCCGCATCATTGGCGGAACGTGTGGCCAAGGAACTGACTATCCCCGTTATCGGCATCGGAGCCGGAGGCGCTGTGGACGGACAGGTGCTGGTTGTATCCGACATGCTGGGTATGACCAACGGTTTCAGTCCCCGTTTCCTCCGTCGTTATGCCGATTTGCATACTGTTATGACAGGAGCCATACAGCAATACGTGGATGATGTGAAAAAAGGTGATTTTCCTAACGAAGACGAACAATATTAACAAAGTTTCTGCTGATATGTATGATGACTTCTTCTTTCCGTATGAGAAAGCAAAACTGTGGACCGGGAATATGGTTCTGCTATCCCTTTCGAACTTTTTGCTTTATGCCTCGCTATACATGATGCTTCCCGCACTGCCTTTATGGATGGTGCGGCACTGGTATTGCAGCTATGCGGAAGCAGGAGCGGCTGTGGCTGTTTTCGGACTGGCCATGTTTCTTCCGGGAGCGTTCAACAGCTATCTTATCGATACGTTCAAGCGTAAAAGTGTTTGTCTGGTCGCGATGCTTCTGTTCGTGGCGTCCAGCCTGCTGTATCCATACGTTGCGACTGTAGGGTTCATAGCCTTGGTCCGGGCTGTCCAGGGGGGGCTGTTCAGTGTCATTACCATGACTACGGGTAGCACGCTGGTGATTGACGTCACCGCCTCACGCCGCCGCACGGATGCGAATATCGCCTTTTCGTGGGTGGGGCGTTTTGGAATGGTGGCAGGTCTTGCGTTGGGAATTTACATTTATCCTTACTGGAATTTTCACCATGTTGTTTATACCTGTGTCGCTTTGGGCACACTGGCTTTGCTTCTGATTCTGGCGGTGGATGTCCCTTTCCGTGCTCCGCTGCGCACCTCATGGTTCTCGTTGGACCGTTTTCTGTTGCCTCGTACTCTGTGGCCGGCACTGAATATGATGATGTTTTCCGCTGTTTTCGGCATTTTGATAGCACACATTTACAATGAGTTGTTTTACATTTGCATCCTGATCGGTTTTATCATCTCCCTGTTGCTTTTGCGTTATGTGCTTTCCTATGCTTCCGGCCGTTCGGAGGTGGAGCTGGGGCAGGCCGCGATGATAGGCGGACTGTTGTTGCTTGCTTTTTCCAACAGCTTGATGAACAGTTATATAGCCGGTGTATTACTGGGCACGGGGATCGGTACTACCGTGTCACGGTTTTTTATAAAGATGATTAGTCTGCCGATGCATTGCGAACGGGGTACGGGAAACAATACTTATCAGCTGATGTGGGAAGTAGGTATGCTGAGTGGTTTTCTGTTTGAGAATATGTGGACCGAAAGTCATCCTGATACTATTTATTGGATATGTATCGGTATCTGTGTCACTCTTTTGCTGATGTATGAGTTCTTTACACATCCGTGGTATTACAGAAAAATGGAGGAAAAACAGTAGGATGATGATTTCAAATGTTGGTTTATCCAGCTGTCGGAGTAAAAATATAGCAACTTAAATAAATTAATAATATAAAGAATATGGCAGACGACAAAAAGATTATCTTTTCGATGGTAGGCGTAAGCAAAGCCTTCCAGGCGAACAAACAGGTATTGAAAGACATCTACCTATCCTTTTTTTACGGTGCTAAGATCGGTATCATCGGTCTGAACGGTTCAGGTAAGTCAACGCTGATGAAAATCATCGCCGGACTGGAAAAAAGTTATCAGGGAGAAGTGGTGTTCTCGCCGGGCTACTCTGTAGGCTATCTGGCACAGGAACCGCATCTGGATAATGAAAAGACAGTGAAAGAGGTAGTGATGGAAGGTGTGCAGAGCATTGTGGACACTTTGGCGGAATACGAAGAAATAAACAACAAGTTCGGGCTTCCCGAATACTATGAGGACCCAGAGAAGATGGATGCACTCTTTGCCCGTCAGGCTGAGTTGCAAGACATCATTGACGCTACGGACGCATGGAATCTGGACAGCAAACTGGAACGCGCCATGGATGCGTTGCGCTGTCCGCCCGAAGACCAGCCGGTGAAGAACCTCTCGGGAGGTGAGCGCCGCCGTGTGGCCTTGTGCCGCCTGCTGTTGCAGAAGCCGGATATCCTGTTGCTGGACGAGCCTACCAACCACTTGGACGCGGAAAGTATCGACTGGCTGGAACAGCATTTGCAGCAATATGAAGGTACGGTGATTGCCGTAACCCACGACCGTTACTTCCTGGACCACGTAGCCGGATGGATTCTGGAACTGGACCGTGGCGAAGGAATCCCCTGGAAGGGAAATTACTCCAGCTGGCTGGAACAGAAGACCAAACGTATGGAGATGGAAGAGAAAGTGGCAAGCAAACGCCGCAAGACCTTGGAACGCGAGCTGGACTGGGTGCGCATGGCTCCCAAAGCCCGTCAGGCGAAAGGAAAGGCCCGTCTGAACTCTTATGACAAGCTGCTGAACGAGGATGTGAAGGAAAAGGAAGAGAAACTGGAAATCTTTATTCCGAACGGTCCCCGTCTGGGCAACAAGGTGATTGAGGCCAAAGGAGTGGCGAAAGCTTACGGTGACAAGCTGTTGTTCGATAACCTGAATTTCATGCTGCCCCCTAACGGCATTGTCGGCGTAATCGGTCCTAACGGCGCCGGTAAGACTACTTTGTTCCGCTTGATTATGGGACTGGAAACCGTAGATAAAGGTACTTTCGAGGTAGGAGAGACCGTGAAACTGGCATACGTAGACCAGCAGCATAAGGATATTGACCCGGAAAAATCTGTTTATCAGGTAATCAGCGGTGGAAACGAGCTGATCCGTCTGGGCAACAGGGATATCAACGCGCGTGCTTACCTCAGCCGTTTCAATTTCTCGGGAGCCGATCAGGAGAAACTTTGCGGAATGCTTTCGGGTGGTGAGCGCAACCGCCTGCATCTGGCTATGGCACTGAAGGAAGAAGGCAACGTGCTGCTGCTGGACGAGCCTACCAATGATATTGACGTGAACACGCTGCGCGCGCTGGAGGAAGGTCTGGACGATTTTGCAGGTTGTGCGGTGGTGATCAGCCACGACCGTTGGTTCCTGGACCGTATCTGTACCCATATCCTGGCTTTCGAAGGAAACAGCGAGGTATTCTTCTTTGAAGGATCTTATTCGGAATACGAAGAGAACAAGATGAAGCGTCTGGGCAATGAGGAGCCGAAACGGGTGCGCTACCGCAAGCTGATGGAAGACTGATGGGGGTCTCCCTGTTCTGATAAGGTCCAAACTAAAATGACCATTCCGAAAAGTAACAGATTGTAATTACAAGACCTGAAAGAGTCGTATCAAGCTCCGTTTTGAGTAATGATACGACTCTTTTTTTTGCCTTTAAGGAGGTTCAAGTTTCAAATCAAAACCTCTTTCTTGGCTAGAATTAAGTTTTGAACCCTCTTGGGTTGTGTACTCTCTCTGGGGCGCGGATAGCGGAAGAAACCAGACCAGTCACTGTAAATTGTAACCGATTTGTAGCTTGTATATCGTTTCTATTAGCTATCTTTGCAACGTCTTTTAAGACATTAATTATAATATTAATTAATTAAAAAGTTTATGGTAAAAAGAATGCGATCTTTTTTTGCGGTGGTTATGTTGGTAATCGCTGCTGCTGTTAACGCCCAGGTCACCACTTCGTCAATGAGTGGTAAGGTGGTTGATCAAAGCAATGAAGCCATTATCGGCGCAACGATTCAGGCTATTCACGAACCGTCCGGCACCCATTATGGGGCCATTACCAATGTGGACGGCCGTTATTCCATCCAGGGCATGCGTGCCGGCGGCCCTTACAAAGTAGAAGTTTCTTATGTAGGTTATCAATCAGTGGTTTACAAGAGCATCAACCTCCAGTTGGGAGAGAATTACGTATTGGATGCGAACTTGAAGGAATCTACCGAATTATTGGATGAAGTGGTGATTACCGCTTCCAAAAGCAGCAACATGAAATCAGACCGCGCCGGAGCGGTAACCAATGTCGATGCGGCCAGAATGTCGGAAGTGCCTACAGTGAGCCGCAGCATGAACGATATCATGCGTCTGACCCCTCAGGGAGCCAATATCGGTAGCGGTTTCTCAGTGGGTGGAGGTAACTACCGCCAGTCTTATGTCACTGTGGACGGAGCCGCTTTCAACAATGCCTTCGGTATCGGCTCGAACTTGCCGGCAGGCGGTTCGCCTATCTCTCTGGATGCTTTGGAACAGATTTCCGTTTCCACCACCCCCTTTGATGTCCGTCAGAGCGGATTTACAGGAGGTGCCATCAACGCCGTGACAAAGAGTGGTACGAATGAGTTCAAAGGTACAGCCTATATGTACACTTCCAATACCCACCTCACCGGAAACAAGGTAGAGGACTATGAACTGACCCGCAACCGTGACCACAGCACCACCTACGGAGCTTCTCTGGGAGGTGCGATCATTAAAAACAAATTGTTCTTCTTCGTGAACGGCGAATATCAGGATAATGTGCAGGCAGGCCCGTCGGGCATAGCGCGTAGCGGCGCCAATGACGAATGGAGCACCAACGGCATTGTGCACCGTCCGTTCGAGAACACCACAACGGTAGGCGACCGTACCTTCGTAGGGATGAACAACATCAGCCAATACCTGTCGGAAAAATACAACTACAATCCGGGACGTTATCAGGGATACTCTCTGGAAACCCCTTCTTACAAGATCATGGGCCGTCTGGACTGGAACATCAACAACAACAATAAGATTAATTTCCGTTTCACCCATACCCATTCCAAGTATTCCTCCAGCCCTTCCTCTTCCACCACCCCGTTTAAAGATTCAATCATTTATCCGGGCGGAGTAGACGGCAGCGCGGGCAAGAGCAGTTCGGGACGTACATCAAACACCGGTCTGTACTTTGAAAGCTCACGCTATATGCAGGAACAGAACTTCACCTCCATCGCTTCCGAATGGAACTCAAAGTGGGGGGCTATCAATAACGCCCTGCGTTTCACTTATTCTTATCAGAACGAACCGCGTACATACGAAGGGGGGACATTCCCTACGGTGGACATCCTTGACCAAGGCTCGCTGTACACCTCATTCGGTCCGGACCCCTTTACAGAAGGGAACTTGCGCCAGGTGAAGACTTTTGTCATTACCGATGAGTTCAATTTCTCCAGCGGTATCCATAACTTTATGGGCGGTATCCAGTTTGAGTCCAATAAGGCAGTGAACGGATTCATGCAGGCGGGAAGCGGTTATTATGTCTATTCCTCCTGGGATGATTTTGTGAACAACAGAGCTCCGGCTGCTTTCGGTATCACGTATTCCAACACCGGGGACGGTTCCCAGTTCCTGGCGAACATGAAGTACCAGCAGCTTTCTTTCTATCTGCAGGACCAGATGAATATCACGGACAACTTCAGACTGACTGCCGGGGTGCGTTTCGAACTGCCCATTTATCCGGAGCTGAAGAACAACTATAACAAAAATTTTGCACAGATTGACTTTGACGGATATCATTACGCCACAGACCAGCTGCCTTCATCCTACCAGCTGACCGCCTCCCCCCGTATCGGTTTCAACTGGGACCTTACAGGCGAGCGTAAGTATGTATTGCGCGGCGGTAGCGGTTACTTCATCGGCCGTCTGCCGTTCGTATGGCTGGTTTCGGCAGTAGGTAATGCCAATTGCGGACAAAGCACTTATTATTATAACGAGCAGAAGGATGCCAAGTACGGACAGCCGGGCTTCCACACCAGCGTGGCCGATATGTTGAAAGATCCTAACTTGAACCTGCCGGCAGCTACTGATCCCGCCGCACCTTCCGGAGCCACCATCATTGACCGCGACCTGAAGATGAACGCCACCTGGAAGTCTTCACTGGCTTTGGATGCAAAACTTCCCGGAGATATTGACTTTACGTTGGAAGGTATTTTCAGCAAAGAGTTCAATCCGGCTACTGTGACCAACCTGGGACGTAAGTTTAAAGGAGAGCAGGAGATAGCTCCGGGTGATGTCCGCAGAATGTTTGAGTACTCCAATTCGAACAAGACGGACGCTTATTATATCACCAATGCGGGAAACAGCGCTTATTATTACTCACTCACCGCCTCACTGGCCAAGACATTTGATTTCGGCCTGCATCTTTCCGCTTCCTACACCCGTTCTTATGCCAAGTCGTATGGCGACGGCATCGGCGACCAGGTGAACTCGGCTTATTACAACAACCGTTACTCTGTCAACGGAAACAATGACACGGAGACCGGCTATGGTACGTATGTATCGCCCAACCGTGTGCTGGCTTCCGCCGCTTACCGTATTAAATACGCCAAGAATTTCGCTTCCTCCTTGTCTTTGATTTATGAGGGTATGAACATGGGCTATGCCGGAGGATATTCCGCCGCCCGTTATTCCTATACATTCACCGGAAACATTGTAGGCGATTACGGCTCAAACAACTTGCTGTACATTCCGGCATCCCGTGAGGCGCTGGATAAGTGGAACTTCGCCGATTATACTGACAGCAAGACGGGTGAGGTGACTTATTCCGCCAAGGAGCAGCGCGATGATTTCTGGGCTTACATTAATGAGGACAGTTACCTGAAAGGCCGTAAAGGCAAGTATGCCGAACGCGGAGGAGCCATCATGCCCTGGCATCATCAGCTGGATTTGAAGTTCAATCAGGATTTCTTCCTCAATGTAGGGGGCAAGCGCAATACCTTGCAGTTCGGAGTGGATATCAAGAACTTCCTGAACTTGCTGAACAGCGACTGGGGAATTTATAAGACGGTGAACAATACTTCCTTGTTGAGTTATAAGAGTGGTGCTTACCAGTTCCAGAAGAACGGAGGAAAGAAACTGACTGATACGTATTCCAATCTGAACAGTTTCAATTCTACGTATTCCATACAGTTCAGTGTCCGTTATATCTTTAACTAAGTGAAATAGCCTGTATCAGACAATACAGGAACAGGATAGAGAGGCGTACCCATGAAGGTGCGCCTCTTTTGTATGCGTATTCTTCCTTGTTTTGAAAAAACTTGGAATTAAGAATAAATTAAGTACCCTCGCCCTCCGTTTCAAAGGCGTGATAAAACGTGCTTACGAGCAGACGGGGCAGATGGTTGCCATTCTGGTAGACGAATATGACAAGCCCATGCTGCAAGCCATTGTGAAGATTTAACAGAAACTTAACAGAATACAGACATTTTTATGGGTTTGAACTGTCTTTTCGGAATATGGCTAAAACCACAAAGCACTTGTCAAGGAATAGCTTGCTATACCTTAAAATCAGCACAATATACGTTTTGAGAGCCAATATAGATACAAATGACTCCAAAAATCGGTGGCTTCGGCATAGTTTCTATTCCTTTTCTGCCGTTTACCCAATAAAATTGTGTAACTTTGCAAAACGATAGCAAAAAAGAATCTCATGAATAGAATCAAGGAGTTTTTAGAAGTGAAAGGCATTAGCCATTAGCACATATGCTGGGAAAAAGTTTCAATATGGTTGATCTATATGCAACCAATAAGGTGCAACCTCCTATACCTGTATTATATGACATTGCCAGCATATTAACAGTGGATGTAAGAGAATTATTAGTTCCTTCTAAAAAATAAACTAAATCATGGCGTTTGAAGAAGTATAGAAGATAGGTTCTCCTGCTTCAATTTTCTTTCTCGTCTCATAGTAAATAATAATTAGCACAATGAAATTGTTTGAAGATTATAAAAATGACGCACCAAATCAAATCACTATGGCAAATGGTGCATTTTATCCTGATATTTTAGTTCAAGCATGTGAACTATATAAGCCGGTGTTAGTATATTTTGGTCAACTTCTTAAAGTTTCTCCTTCTTCAGAGATGCTTCTTAAAGAGATAACAAAGCTAACACAAACTTGGATGAGAATTCAATTACTTCGCGTATTCAGAAAATACGTTTCTCC from Phocaeicola dorei encodes the following:
- the ettA gene encoding energy-dependent translational throttle protein EttA; the protein is MADDKKIIFSMVGVSKAFQANKQVLKDIYLSFFYGAKIGIIGLNGSGKSTLMKIIAGLEKSYQGEVVFSPGYSVGYLAQEPHLDNEKTVKEVVMEGVQSIVDTLAEYEEINNKFGLPEYYEDPEKMDALFARQAELQDIIDATDAWNLDSKLERAMDALRCPPEDQPVKNLSGGERRRVALCRLLLQKPDILLLDEPTNHLDAESIDWLEQHLQQYEGTVIAVTHDRYFLDHVAGWILELDRGEGIPWKGNYSSWLEQKTKRMEMEEKVASKRRKTLERELDWVRMAPKARQAKGKARLNSYDKLLNEDVKEKEEKLEIFIPNGPRLGNKVIEAKGVAKAYGDKLLFDNLNFMLPPNGIVGVIGPNGAGKTTLFRLIMGLETVDKGTFEVGETVKLAYVDQQHKDIDPEKSVYQVISGGNELIRLGNRDINARAYLSRFNFSGADQEKLCGMLSGGERNRLHLAMALKEEGNVLLLDEPTNDIDVNTLRALEEGLDDFAGCAVVISHDRWFLDRICTHILAFEGNSEVFFFEGSYSEYEENKMKRLGNEEPKRVRYRKLMED
- a CDS encoding carboxypeptidase regulatory-like domain-containing protein translates to MVKRMRSFFAVVMLVIAAAVNAQVTTSSMSGKVVDQSNEAIIGATIQAIHEPSGTHYGAITNVDGRYSIQGMRAGGPYKVEVSYVGYQSVVYKSINLQLGENYVLDANLKESTELLDEVVITASKSSNMKSDRAGAVTNVDAARMSEVPTVSRSMNDIMRLTPQGANIGSGFSVGGGNYRQSYVTVDGAAFNNAFGIGSNLPAGGSPISLDALEQISVSTTPFDVRQSGFTGGAINAVTKSGTNEFKGTAYMYTSNTHLTGNKVEDYELTRNRDHSTTYGASLGGAIIKNKLFFFVNGEYQDNVQAGPSGIARSGANDEWSTNGIVHRPFENTTTVGDRTFVGMNNISQYLSEKYNYNPGRYQGYSLETPSYKIMGRLDWNINNNNKINFRFTHTHSKYSSSPSSSTTPFKDSIIYPGGVDGSAGKSSSGRTSNTGLYFESSRYMQEQNFTSIASEWNSKWGAINNALRFTYSYQNEPRTYEGGTFPTVDILDQGSLYTSFGPDPFTEGNLRQVKTFVITDEFNFSSGIHNFMGGIQFESNKAVNGFMQAGSGYYVYSSWDDFVNNRAPAAFGITYSNTGDGSQFLANMKYQQLSFYLQDQMNITDNFRLTAGVRFELPIYPELKNNYNKNFAQIDFDGYHYATDQLPSSYQLTASPRIGFNWDLTGERKYVLRGGSGYFIGRLPFVWLVSAVGNANCGQSTYYYNEQKDAKYGQPGFHTSVADMLKDPNLNLPAATDPAAPSGATIIDRDLKMNATWKSSLALDAKLPGDIDFTLEGIFSKEFNPATVTNLGRKFKGEQEIAPGDVRRMFEYSNSNKTDAYYITNAGNSAYYYSLTASLAKTFDFGLHLSASYTRSYAKSYGDGIGDQVNSAYYNNRYSVNGNNDTETGYGTYVSPNRVLASAAYRIKYAKNFASSLSLIYEGMNMGYAGGYSAARYSYTFTGNIVGDYGSNNLLYIPASREALDKWNFADYTDSKTGEVTYSAKEQRDDFWAYINEDSYLKGRKGKYAERGGAIMPWHHQLDLKFNQDFFLNVGGKRNTLQFGVDIKNFLNLLNSDWGIYKTVNNTSLLSYKSGAYQFQKNGGKKLTDTYSNLNSFNSTYSIQFSVRYIFN
- a CDS encoding potassium/proton antiporter, with the translated sequence MIFNAENILLIGSILLFVSIVVSKTGYRFGIPTLLVFLLVGMLFGSDGLGLQFHDAGEAQFIGMMALSIILFSGGMDTKYSDIKPVLPQGILLSTFGVLLTTIFTGFFIYWISGFSNVSITMSLMTAMLLAATMSSTDSASVFNILRSQSMNLKHNLRPMLELESGSNDPMAYMLTIVLIQFITSAGMGADDILISFLIQFAVGGASGFLLGKLAVVIINKIDLKNQSLYPILLLSFIFFTFTMTDLCKGNGYLAVYIAGMMVGNARIVNRKEIATFMNGMTWLFQIIMFLSLGLLVNPHEMLSIAIPATLIGIFMIVLARPLSVLLCLLPFKKMNISSRLFISWVGLRGAVPIIFATYPVVADVPGSTQIFNIVFFITILSLVVQGTTISWMAKLLHLDTPLEKTGNDFGVEIPEEINTDLRDIVLTEEMLAKGDRLMDMNLPKGMLVMLVKRGNEFMIPNGSLQLHAGDKLLIISESKTK
- a CDS encoding MATE family efflux transporter, which codes for MKENNPHILGTEKVGKLLLEYSIPAIIGMTLTSLYNIIDSVFIGHGVGAMAISGLAISFPLMNLLVAFCTLVGVGGATISSIRLGQKDTDGAEKVLGNVTVLCVINSIFYGGITLLFLDQILFFFGASHDTLPYARDFMQIILIGSPVTYVMIGLNNIMRATGYPRKAMLSSMLTVGCNIILAPVFIFWLGWGIRGAATATILSQFAGMIWVLSHFMQEKSYIRFKKGIFKLRKRIVENIFSIGMSPFLMNVCASAIVIIFNKSLLLYGGDLAIGAYGILNRLLMLFVMVIMGLTMGMQPIVGYNHGAHKFGRVKQTLKYCMIAGGCITSLGFVFSELFPNLVVNMFTDDKELTALARTGLQIGVLMFPFVGIQIVISSFFQSIGKAKISIFLSLSRQLLYLLPCLLLLPHWWGLNGIWLSMPVSDLLAFITACLMLAHHIKKLNKITEV
- a CDS encoding MFS transporter; this translates as MYDDFFFPYEKAKLWTGNMVLLSLSNFLLYASLYMMLPALPLWMVRHWYCSYAEAGAAVAVFGLAMFLPGAFNSYLIDTFKRKSVCLVAMLLFVASSLLYPYVATVGFIALVRAVQGGLFSVITMTTGSTLVIDVTASRRRTDANIAFSWVGRFGMVAGLALGIYIYPYWNFHHVVYTCVALGTLALLLILAVDVPFRAPLRTSWFSLDRFLLPRTLWPALNMMMFSAVFGILIAHIYNELFYICILIGFIISLLLLRYVLSYASGRSEVELGQAAMIGGLLLLAFSNSLMNSYIAGVLLGTGIGTTVSRFFIKMISLPMHCERGTGNNTYQLMWEVGMLSGFLFENMWTESHPDTIYWICIGICVTLLLMYEFFTHPWYYRKMEEKQ
- a CDS encoding HAD family hydrolase, which encodes MNSTKSIAALFDFDGVVVDTEPQYSIFWNEQGRKYHPEIPEFGRMIKGQTLTQIYNKYFAGMEDVQREITEDLNKFEENMLFNYIPGVEGFMKELRANGVKIAIVTSSNEMKMNNAYKAHPELKQSVDRILTAEMFTRSKPDPECFLLGATVFDTVPENCVVFEDSFHGLEAGNRAGMTVIGLATTNPEEQIRDKAKAVIQDFNGFSFEKMKDIMR
- the panB gene encoding 3-methyl-2-oxobutanoate hydroxymethyltransferase, whose amino-acid sequence is MAGYISGDTRKVTTHRLVEMKQRGEKISMLTSYDYTTAQIVDGAGIDVILVGDSASNVMAGNVTTLPITLDQMIYHGKSVVRGVKRALVVVDLPFGTYQTSEYEAVTNAIKVMKITHADALKLEGGVEIIDAVKKIIAAGIPIMGHLGLMPQSINKYGTYTVRAKDEEEAEKLLSDAHLLEEAGCFALVLEKIPASLAERVAKELTIPVIGIGAGGAVDGQVLVVSDMLGMTNGFSPRFLRRYADLHTVMTGAIQQYVDDVKKGDFPNEDEQY